The proteins below come from a single Acidobacteriota bacterium genomic window:
- a CDS encoding peptidylprolyl isomerase: protein MKKMRLPLLVAVAGALLLPTFAPADTVVEEIIARVNNEIITRTEYAHSREQLKQEAQQQNPSNADRIISEKQRDVLRDLIDQQLLLQKGKDLGITGDTELIKRLDEMRKQMNLATMEELEKAAEAQGISYEEFKQNTRNQIVTQAVIGQEVGRHMALNKDDVKKFYEEHQAEMEQPEQIRLSEILISPKTPAAATPEATTAPPLAPAPADSDAALAAAQAKAQALLDEIRKGAKFEDLAKKQSDGPSAAQGGDLSYFKRGVLAKQLEDKVFALKAGEMTEVLPTKQGFVILKVTEHQMAGVPPLKEMEPRIQDALYMQRLQPALRTFLTKLREEAFIDIKPGYIDTGASAKQTKPVETTAKEANAKNLKKRKKLGVF from the coding sequence ATGAAGAAGATGAGACTCCCCTTGCTAGTGGCCGTTGCCGGCGCGCTCCTGCTTCCCACGTTCGCGCCCGCCGATACCGTCGTCGAAGAAATTATTGCCCGCGTCAATAACGAGATCATCACGCGCACGGAGTATGCCCACAGCCGCGAGCAACTGAAGCAGGAAGCACAGCAACAAAACCCGTCCAATGCTGACCGGATTATCTCGGAAAAGCAGCGGGACGTTCTACGAGATCTGATTGATCAGCAACTGCTCCTGCAAAAGGGAAAAGACCTCGGCATTACTGGCGATACCGAACTCATCAAGCGCCTCGATGAAATGCGTAAGCAGATGAACCTCGCGACTATGGAGGAACTGGAAAAGGCGGCTGAGGCGCAGGGCATCTCCTACGAGGAGTTCAAGCAGAATACCCGCAACCAGATCGTCACGCAGGCAGTGATCGGGCAGGAAGTGGGCAGGCACATGGCGCTGAACAAAGACGACGTCAAGAAATTCTACGAAGAGCATCAGGCAGAAATGGAACAGCCCGAGCAGATACGCTTGAGTGAGATTCTGATCTCGCCAAAGACGCCCGCCGCCGCTACGCCAGAAGCAACCACAGCGCCTCCCCTAGCCCCTGCGCCTGCTGACAGCGATGCGGCTCTGGCTGCGGCGCAGGCAAAGGCGCAAGCCTTGCTGGATGAGATTCGTAAAGGAGCGAAATTCGAAGATCTTGCCAAAAAACAGTCAGATGGCCCGTCCGCAGCGCAGGGCGGCGATCTTAGCTACTTCAAGCGGGGCGTCCTTGCGAAGCAACTGGAAGACAAGGTTTTCGCGTTGAAGGCTGGCGAAATGACGGAAGTGCTTCCCACCAAGCAGGGATTTGTGATTCTGAAAGTCACCGAACACCAGATGGCAGGAGTTCCTCCTCTGAAAGAAATGGAGCCTCGTATCCAGGACGCACTTTACATGCAGAGGCTTCAGCCTGCGCTGCGCACCTTTCTTACAAAGCTGCGAGAGGAAGCTTTCATTGACATCAAGCCGGGCTACATCGACACCGGCGCGAGTGCCAAGCAGACCAAACCCGTGGAAACAACCGCTAAGGAAGCCAACGCCAAGAACCTGAAAAAGAGGAAGAAGCTGGGCGTATTTTAG
- a CDS encoding HD domain-containing protein produces MKEFFISECSQQENKVITSSFVVVSKQVKPKKTGEPYLALTLGDRTGQIEAKMWDNVEEFLDAFEQDDFLKIKGLINKYKNRFQLTIHKLRRMTDGEVDFSDYLPKTSKNIDELWRTLIEFIGTFENPHLKSLVELFLADPEIAERYRIAPAAKTLHHAYIGGLLDHVVSLFRSCDLIARNYPQINRDLLLTGAFLHDIGKIHELTYNRSFSYSTRGQLLGHMIIELEMLQSKLALLPDFPPDLKTLLEHLIISHHGQYDFGSPKLPMFPEALMLHYLDDLDSKMEAMRAQFEREAELEGPWTSYNSSMGRPLLNSAKLLRGKPAPQPEAVIQAAPTSVLPDTSLQGQLADLFGESRESKDEPSPAGIAVRSGKP; encoded by the coding sequence ATGAAAGAGTTCTTCATTTCCGAATGCTCCCAGCAGGAAAACAAGGTCATTACTTCGAGCTTCGTGGTCGTCTCGAAGCAAGTGAAACCCAAGAAAACCGGCGAGCCATATCTAGCCCTCACTCTGGGCGACCGCACCGGACAGATCGAAGCCAAGATGTGGGACAACGTCGAGGAGTTCCTCGACGCCTTCGAGCAGGACGACTTTCTCAAAATCAAGGGACTCATCAATAAATACAAGAATCGCTTCCAGCTCACCATCCACAAACTTCGCCGGATGACAGATGGAGAAGTGGATTTCTCCGATTACCTTCCCAAGACCTCGAAGAATATCGACGAGCTCTGGCGGACGCTGATTGAATTCATCGGGACGTTCGAAAATCCTCACCTGAAGTCGCTCGTGGAATTGTTCCTGGCCGATCCTGAAATCGCCGAGCGGTATCGCATCGCGCCCGCCGCGAAGACTCTGCATCATGCCTACATTGGCGGATTGCTCGATCACGTCGTCTCGCTTTTTCGCTCGTGTGACCTGATCGCTCGAAATTATCCGCAGATCAATCGCGACTTGTTGCTCACAGGAGCGTTCCTGCACGACATTGGAAAGATCCACGAACTGACATACAACCGTTCCTTCTCCTACAGCACTCGTGGCCAGTTGCTGGGGCACATGATCATCGAGTTGGAAATGCTGCAATCCAAGTTGGCGCTGTTGCCGGATTTCCCGCCTGATCTCAAGACGCTGCTCGAACATCTCATCATCAGCCATCACGGGCAATATGATTTCGGATCGCCCAAGCTGCCGATGTTTCCGGAAGCACTCATGCTGCACTATCTCGACGACCTCGATTCGAAAATGGAAGCCATGCGTGCGCAGTTTGAGCGGGAAGCGGAACTGGAAGGTCCGTGGACAAGCTACAACTCGTCCATGGGGCGGCCTCTGCTGAATTCCGCGAAGCTTCTGCGTGGCAAGCCGGCCCCTCAGCCCGAGGCAGTTATTCAGGCGGCTCCAACCTCCGTACTCCCGGACACTTCACTCCAGGGACAACTCGCTGATCTTTTCGGAGAATCGCGCGAATCGAAGGATGAACCGTCTCCGGCCGGGATCGCCGTGCGCTCCGGTAAACCCTAG
- a CDS encoding SpoIIE family protein phosphatase, translating to MKSLLSRLGFGSGAKEPTQLVHATSPDLNGAELAVAYFSGRAGGDFYEFSRVSPNRTLFGLLDLAGKRDDSRPILTAAQACFRASGAELFSDPELNEAEAMVELARRLNLEIMRAAGGVRSCPAFAGCYNEELGTVCYVNAGHTPGLLCDHESIEELPATGLPLGLFSLAPTDARIVGLGPEGAMAIVSRGVVEAQCAQEEFGLNGVKLVMGGKPPSATELSRGILEQLQGFLCSVPKHNDVTAMSLRRAN from the coding sequence ATGAAGAGCCTGTTATCGAGACTTGGATTCGGATCGGGGGCCAAGGAACCGACCCAGCTAGTGCATGCGACTAGTCCGGACCTGAATGGGGCCGAACTGGCGGTTGCTTATTTTTCGGGACGAGCTGGCGGAGATTTCTACGAATTTTCACGCGTCAGCCCGAACCGGACGCTCTTCGGACTGCTCGATCTGGCAGGAAAGCGCGACGATAGTCGTCCCATCTTGACAGCGGCGCAGGCTTGTTTTCGGGCGTCGGGCGCCGAACTTTTTTCCGATCCGGAACTCAACGAAGCGGAAGCCATGGTGGAACTGGCACGCCGCCTGAATCTTGAGATCATGCGGGCTGCGGGCGGGGTGCGGAGTTGTCCTGCATTTGCCGGTTGCTACAACGAGGAACTGGGTACCGTCTGCTATGTGAACGCCGGCCACACACCGGGGTTGTTATGCGATCACGAGAGTATCGAAGAACTTCCGGCGACCGGGCTGCCACTGGGGCTTTTCTCCCTGGCGCCTACAGACGCGCGGATCGTTGGCCTGGGACCCGAGGGCGCCATGGCGATCGTGTCGCGCGGCGTGGTCGAAGCGCAGTGCGCGCAAGAAGAATTCGGACTGAATGGCGTAAAACTGGTGATGGGGGGCAAGCCTCCGTCGGCAACCGAACTGTCTCGCGGCATTCTGGAGCAGCTCCAGGGATTCCTTTGCAGTGTGCCGAAACACAATGACGTCACCGCGATGAGCTTGAGGCGAGCGAACTAA
- a CDS encoding M13 family metallopeptidase: MLSRTSMRLPRTISFLAILASTALFIAPGTSAAQTVNDDAVDHSIKPGDDFYQYANGSWLAKVTVAPGQTIYDTRTELREKTGRRVSDLVQDAAASHSAQGSARQKVGDYYATFMDEEGIESKKLTPLADELAQISAITNKASLSAYLGSTLNSEMDGLTTNADHIFGLWINQGFEDTDHNVVHLWQGGLGLPDRDHYLDPSQKMADLRSHYQAHIAAVLKLAGVTDADPKAARILSLETKIAQAFAPDSDAADVFKQNNPWKLADFPVKAPGLDWNAYFKSAGLADQADFLVWQPSAVTGVSALVESESIDLWKDYLRFHLIEHYADVLPKAVRSEHFAFYGTTLSGAQSAPDRSKLAISATNGALGQAVGQLYAQRYFPPEAKARAQAMAGDLISAFRARIANLKWMSAPTKEKALAKLAAFEILIGYPDTWIDYSSLNIVRGDALGNIRRAEAFLRSRNLAKLKQPVDPIEWPMNVQVPGAVIMFSPNAEFFSAGILQPPYFDSEGDAASNYGSAGAGMAHEIGHSFDELGNIYDAHGRLGAWWTPEDRDAYHAEAAKVAAQFSGYCPMADLCLNGKQVLTENIADLAGLLVAHDAYILSLKGKPDVVISGMTGEQRFFLAFAHRWRKLQDESALRQQVATDSHSPGKYRSATVRNVDEWYKAFDIVPSDKLYLKPEDRIRIW, encoded by the coding sequence ATGTTATCGAGGACTTCTATGCGACTTCCCCGCACTATTTCATTCCTTGCCATCTTGGCTTCGACGGCCCTGTTCATTGCGCCGGGCACATCCGCTGCACAAACCGTGAATGATGATGCGGTCGATCACTCCATCAAGCCGGGCGACGACTTCTACCAGTACGCCAACGGGAGTTGGCTCGCGAAAGTCACCGTGGCTCCCGGTCAAACGATCTACGACACGCGCACCGAGTTGCGGGAGAAAACGGGCCGCCGGGTTAGCGATCTCGTACAAGACGCGGCCGCATCCCATTCCGCGCAGGGCAGCGCCCGGCAAAAAGTTGGCGACTACTACGCCACCTTCATGGATGAAGAAGGAATCGAATCCAAGAAGCTCACGCCCCTGGCAGATGAACTGGCTCAGATTTCGGCAATCACGAATAAAGCGTCGCTTTCGGCCTATCTCGGCTCGACTTTAAATAGCGAGATGGACGGACTTACCACGAATGCCGATCACATTTTCGGCCTATGGATCAATCAGGGATTTGAAGACACGGACCACAACGTTGTGCACCTGTGGCAAGGCGGCTTGGGATTGCCGGATCGCGATCACTATCTCGATCCGTCGCAAAAGATGGCTGACCTGCGCAGCCATTATCAGGCGCACATCGCGGCCGTTCTGAAACTCGCAGGCGTGACCGACGCAGATCCCAAGGCGGCGCGCATCCTGTCGTTGGAGACAAAAATCGCGCAAGCCTTCGCACCGGACTCTGACGCCGCCGACGTCTTCAAGCAGAACAATCCGTGGAAGCTGGCCGACTTCCCGGTCAAGGCTCCGGGCCTGGATTGGAACGCCTACTTCAAGTCGGCTGGACTCGCGGATCAGGCCGACTTCCTCGTGTGGCAGCCCTCGGCGGTGACGGGCGTTTCCGCGCTGGTGGAAAGCGAAAGCATCGATCTATGGAAGGACTATCTCCGGTTTCATCTGATCGAGCACTACGCCGATGTCTTGCCCAAAGCCGTGCGCTCCGAACATTTCGCTTTTTACGGCACGACGCTATCGGGGGCGCAGTCGGCGCCAGACCGCAGCAAGTTGGCGATCTCCGCCACGAACGGCGCACTCGGCCAGGCGGTCGGCCAGCTCTATGCCCAGCGTTATTTTCCGCCTGAGGCGAAAGCCAGAGCGCAAGCCATGGCGGGCGACCTGATCTCAGCATTTCGCGCTCGCATTGCCAATCTCAAGTGGATGTCCGCTCCCACAAAGGAAAAGGCGTTAGCGAAACTGGCCGCGTTTGAGATTCTCATCGGCTACCCCGACACATGGATTGACTATTCGTCACTCAATATCGTGCGAGGCGACGCCTTAGGGAACATTCGCAGAGCGGAAGCCTTCCTTCGATCGCGCAACCTGGCCAAGCTAAAGCAACCGGTCGATCCGATCGAGTGGCCGATGAATGTGCAAGTACCTGGCGCGGTGATCATGTTCAGCCCTAATGCCGAATTTTTCTCGGCGGGCATTTTGCAACCGCCATATTTCGATAGCGAGGGTGACGCCGCCTCCAACTACGGATCCGCCGGCGCCGGCATGGCCCACGAAATCGGCCACAGCTTCGACGAGCTTGGAAATATCTACGACGCACACGGGCGGCTTGGCGCCTGGTGGACGCCCGAAGATCGCGATGCGTACCACGCTGAGGCTGCGAAAGTGGCAGCGCAATTTAGCGGGTACTGCCCGATGGCTGATCTCTGCCTCAACGGCAAACAAGTCCTGACGGAAAATATCGCAGACCTCGCGGGACTACTGGTCGCACATGACGCGTACATCTTGTCGCTGAAAGGCAAGCCCGATGTCGTAATCAGTGGAATGACCGGTGAACAGCGCTTCTTTCTTGCGTTCGCCCACCGGTGGCGCAAACTCCAGGACGAATCCGCTTTACGCCAGCAGGTTGCGACAGACAGCCACTCGCCGGGAAAATATCGCAGCGCTACCGTGCGCAATGTCGATGAATGGTATAAGGCATTCGACATCGTGCCCAGTGACAAGCTATATCTGAAGCCGGAAGATCGGATCCGAATCTGGTGA
- a CDS encoding DNA-3-methyladenine glycosylase 2 family protein — MTTDWQVYSRARLSRDPRFDGKFFIGVRSTRIYCRSICPVPTVKEKNVRYFSTAAAAAEAGFRPCLRCRPESSPGTPAWLGTSNTVSRALRLIGESALDDEGMEGLAERLGVGTRHLRRLFLRHLGAPPSAVAQTRRLHFAKKLIDETQLQMNDVALAAGFGCVRRFNAAIRKTYQRTPTQIRRFARQKEVQPENQYLFNLRFRPPYQWQHMLAFLAARAIPSVEVVDSRGYCRSISVNDCPGHFEVSLDQANDSLAVRVQIADSRSLFPIIDRIRRIFDLNADWAAIAQGLQTDSELGVRIRTEPGLRVPGCWNGFELTIRAILGQQISVKGATTLAGRIAKGYGQPFSGPVGLTHIFPGPEVLADARLSSVGLTLKRAETIRSLARAVCEGKIQFERIHDTEAFLSGLVEIPGIGSWTAQYVAMRALGDPDAFPTGDLGLLRALGLTAARELEKRAEAWRPWRSYACMYLWSTTKPGGNPVKPARTGNGRTPVQLPTPPNCDIFARS, encoded by the coding sequence ATGACAACGGATTGGCAGGTTTATTCCCGAGCGAGGCTGTCGCGCGATCCCCGGTTCGACGGTAAGTTTTTCATCGGTGTGCGCAGCACCAGGATTTATTGCCGGTCGATTTGTCCTGTTCCTACCGTAAAAGAAAAAAACGTTCGCTATTTTTCCACGGCTGCTGCTGCGGCGGAAGCCGGATTCCGTCCTTGCCTGCGCTGCCGTCCGGAAAGTTCGCCGGGTACTCCGGCGTGGCTAGGTACCTCGAATACCGTTTCGCGCGCGCTGCGCTTGATCGGAGAGAGTGCCTTGGACGACGAGGGTATGGAAGGCCTTGCCGAGCGCCTCGGAGTCGGCACGCGCCACCTGCGGAGGTTATTCCTGCGCCACCTGGGCGCACCGCCTAGCGCCGTCGCACAGACTCGACGGCTGCATTTCGCCAAGAAACTCATCGACGAAACACAGCTGCAGATGAACGACGTCGCGCTTGCAGCGGGGTTCGGATGCGTGCGCAGATTCAATGCTGCCATCCGGAAAACGTACCAGCGAACGCCCACTCAAATCCGGCGTTTCGCACGACAGAAAGAAGTTCAACCAGAGAATCAATATCTCTTCAATCTTCGTTTTCGTCCGCCGTATCAGTGGCAGCACATGCTCGCGTTTCTCGCGGCCCGCGCCATCCCTAGCGTGGAAGTCGTGGACTCCCGCGGCTACTGTCGCTCGATTTCGGTAAATGACTGTCCTGGTCATTTCGAGGTTTCGTTGGATCAGGCGAACGATTCCCTGGCGGTGCGTGTCCAGATCGCCGATTCTCGTTCCCTGTTTCCGATCATCGACCGAATCCGCCGTATCTTCGATTTGAATGCGGATTGGGCGGCGATCGCGCAGGGCCTGCAAACCGATTCCGAACTGGGCGTGCGGATTCGGACGGAACCGGGGTTACGAGTGCCCGGTTGCTGGAACGGGTTCGAACTTACGATCCGAGCGATCCTCGGCCAGCAAATCTCCGTGAAGGGCGCGACCACGCTCGCAGGCCGGATCGCAAAGGGTTACGGCCAGCCGTTCTCCGGTCCAGTCGGACTAACCCACATCTTCCCGGGCCCCGAAGTCCTCGCAGACGCCAGGCTGTCCAGTGTTGGCCTGACTCTGAAGCGCGCCGAGACGATTCGCTCTCTCGCCCGCGCGGTATGCGAGGGAAAGATCCAGTTTGAACGGATCCACGATACCGAAGCCTTTTTGTCGGGGCTGGTTGAGATTCCGGGCATCGGCAGTTGGACCGCGCAATATGTGGCGATGAGGGCCTTGGGAGATCCGGATGCGTTTCCTACCGGCGACCTCGGCTTGCTCCGGGCACTCGGACTGACGGCTGCGCGGGAACTGGAAAAACGAGCGGAAGCATGGCGTCCATGGCGTTCGTACGCTTGCATGTATCTTTGGAGTACGACGAAACCCGGCGGGAATCCAGTGAAACCGGCTCGTACGGGAAATGGCCGCACTCCCGTGCAATTGCCCACCCCACCAAACTGTGATATTTTCGCCCGGTCATGA
- a CDS encoding carbon-nitrogen hydrolase family protein has product MRIAFVEWPEALSTGDAQWDELKERVSVARPDLLVTNELPFGPWLADNAFFSENEAHLSIRAHEEGLAALIDLDLPAIISSRPVWNGRRLANEAFVLEKGAVRPLHRKQYFPNEPGWFEHEWYARDDSGFSVAEILGIKVGVLLCTEAMFNERARAYGRQQASLLVIPRASGMDRDSWQIAGAMASVVSGAYVVSSNRVGRSRSGTRFGGGGFAYAPHGRFLAVTTPASPVLTLELDPETSAAARLEYPCYVPELE; this is encoded by the coding sequence ATGCGTATTGCTTTTGTGGAATGGCCTGAGGCACTGTCGACGGGTGACGCTCAGTGGGATGAATTGAAGGAGCGCGTGAGCGTGGCGCGCCCCGATCTCCTGGTCACCAATGAACTGCCCTTCGGCCCCTGGCTTGCCGACAACGCTTTCTTTTCAGAGAACGAAGCACACCTCAGCATTCGCGCACACGAAGAGGGCCTAGCCGCACTCATTGATCTTGACCTTCCCGCGATTATCTCCTCGCGGCCGGTATGGAACGGACGACGGCTTGCGAACGAGGCATTTGTGCTGGAAAAGGGAGCCGTTCGTCCCTTGCACCGGAAGCAATATTTCCCGAACGAGCCGGGCTGGTTCGAACACGAATGGTACGCTCGCGATGATTCCGGCTTCAGCGTGGCCGAAATTCTCGGAATCAAGGTCGGCGTGCTTTTGTGCACAGAAGCGATGTTCAACGAACGCGCACGTGCCTACGGGAGACAACAGGCTTCTCTTCTTGTCATACCGCGTGCGAGCGGCATGGACCGGGACTCATGGCAGATCGCGGGTGCGATGGCGTCCGTCGTTTCGGGAGCCTATGTTGTCAGTTCGAACCGCGTTGGGCGCTCCAGGAGCGGTACGCGCTTTGGCGGAGGCGGTTTCGCCTATGCGCCTCATGGGCGATTCCTCGCCGTGACTACGCCAGCCAGTCCCGTGCTGACCTTGGAACTCGATCCAGAAACATCCGCGGCCGCGCGGCTCGAATATCCATGCTATGTCCCGGAGTTGGAATAG
- a CDS encoding haloacid dehalogenase type II — MEFSSFTTITFDCYGTLIDWEAGLLPGLRRLLAAHGQTLPDAEILELYGKFEARAESGAYQSYRKVLESVVRQFGEHCGFDPSAGELRSLHESIPEWPAFPDTVAALQKLQQRYRLAIISNIDEDLFAESRKRLGIEFSAVITAQQAHSYKPSLNNFQLALQTLGMQPAQLLHVGQSIYHDVIPAQSLGIRTVWVNRRSARPGVGAVVPADGKPDLEVPDMATFAALAV; from the coding sequence ATGGAATTCTCTTCCTTCACTACCATCACGTTTGATTGCTACGGAACGCTGATCGACTGGGAGGCCGGCCTGCTGCCGGGATTGCGGCGTCTACTGGCTGCCCATGGTCAAACGCTGCCCGACGCTGAGATCCTCGAACTCTATGGAAAATTTGAAGCGCGGGCCGAGAGTGGGGCCTATCAGAGCTATCGCAAGGTTCTGGAGTCCGTAGTCAGGCAATTCGGTGAGCATTGCGGCTTTGATCCGAGTGCAGGGGAACTGCGATCCTTGCACGAATCGATCCCGGAATGGCCGGCCTTTCCTGACACGGTAGCTGCTCTTCAAAAGCTCCAGCAGCGTTACCGCCTGGCAATCATCTCCAACATCGACGAAGATCTTTTTGCCGAGAGCCGCAAGCGCCTGGGGATCGAGTTTTCGGCTGTGATCACGGCGCAACAGGCGCACAGCTACAAGCCCTCACTCAACAATTTTCAGTTGGCCCTGCAGACTCTAGGAATGCAGCCTGCTCAATTGCTCCACGTTGGGCAGAGTATTTATCACGACGTCATTCCCGCGCAGTCCTTGGGCATTCGTACGGTCTGGGTAAACCGGCGATCGGCGCGCCCAGGTGTAGGCGCGGTTGTTCCAGCGGACGGGAAACCGGACCTGGAAGTGCCGGACATGGCTACCTTCGCGGCACTTGCCGTCTAG
- the fabG gene encoding 3-oxoacyl-[acyl-carrier-protein] reductase: MKLEGKVALVTGASQGIGHACALALARQGATVALAARNQQKLDEVVAQITASGGRAAAFVIDVADEEQIKSGIKAAMGQFGKIDILVNNAGITRDQLVMRMKRADWDSVLNTNLTSAYLCIQQVIGSMLKQRWGRIINITSIFGQMGQAGQANYAASKAGLIGLTMAMAREVASRNITCNAVAPGFIETSMTAGLSEEFKQTAVKMIPLGRVGAADDIANAVSFLASDEASYITGHVLNVNGGMLMG, from the coding sequence ATGAAACTCGAAGGGAAAGTCGCGCTGGTCACTGGAGCGTCCCAGGGAATCGGGCACGCCTGCGCGCTGGCCCTCGCCAGGCAGGGCGCAACCGTGGCATTGGCCGCGCGCAATCAGCAGAAACTCGACGAAGTGGTCGCGCAAATCACTGCATCCGGCGGCCGCGCTGCCGCCTTCGTCATCGACGTTGCCGACGAAGAGCAAATCAAATCCGGAATCAAAGCGGCCATGGGACAATTTGGCAAGATCGACATCCTCGTGAACAACGCCGGCATCACCCGCGACCAACTGGTGATGCGCATGAAGCGCGCCGATTGGGATTCCGTCCTCAACACCAACCTGACTTCGGCGTATCTCTGCATCCAGCAAGTCATCGGCTCCATGCTCAAACAGCGCTGGGGACGAATTATCAATATCACCAGCATCTTTGGGCAGATGGGCCAGGCCGGACAGGCGAACTACGCAGCATCGAAAGCCGGTCTGATCGGCCTGACCATGGCGATGGCTCGCGAAGTGGCATCGCGCAACATCACTTGCAATGCAGTCGCACCCGGTTTCATCGAGACCAGCATGACCGCCGGCCTCAGCGAGGAATTCAAGCAGACTGCCGTCAAGATGATCCCGCTCGGACGCGTCGGCGCGGCCGACGACATTGCAAATGCAGTGAGCTTTCTCGCGTCAGATGAAGCGTCCTACATTACGGGGCACGTGCTGAATGTGAATGGTGGGATGCTGATGGGGTAA
- a CDS encoding response regulator, whose protein sequence is MVPNQQLRSSEPSPRRIVLLVEDEPFVRDATCRTLEKAGFEVFSTANAQEAMNAYALLNGNIDLLMSDITLPGRSGRELSLELRSKSAKLPILLTSGYNAEEGTRDSQDTGTHFLPKPYSRVELVAALEKIFRFTEKKRPATHAG, encoded by the coding sequence ATGGTCCCCAATCAGCAACTCCGCAGTAGCGAACCGAGTCCACGGCGAATCGTGCTACTGGTCGAGGACGAACCCTTTGTCAGGGATGCGACGTGCCGCACACTGGAAAAAGCCGGCTTTGAAGTCTTTTCCACCGCCAACGCGCAGGAAGCAATGAACGCGTATGCGCTCCTGAACGGCAACATCGATCTGCTCATGAGCGACATCACATTGCCCGGCCGCAGTGGGCGCGAACTGTCGCTGGAACTTCGTTCCAAATCGGCGAAGTTGCCTATCCTATTGACTTCTGGCTACAACGCTGAGGAAGGCACTCGGGATTCGCAGGACACCGGAACTCACTTTCTCCCCAAACCTTATTCGCGCGTGGAACTGGTCGCCGCCTTGGAGAAGATCTTTCGGTTCACCGAGAAGAAGCGTCCCGCCACGCACGCCGGCTGA
- a CDS encoding tetratricopeptide repeat protein: protein MRTWSIAILVLLAILPAPADVIRLKNGRTIWADEVREKKDRVEYDVGEDSYAIPKSSVERIDAGGMAPSRSSSAASHDVPDFTPATPTFSHEADVTGRVIRDGKVDADALSAIEGEGKSDVTATAYFLAGKHEIDAGNFPQAKHYFETALRLEPENSTLLTYYSACLLRTGHATDAVSYADRAVRAAPDSPDALAMLGFAQFASDHTADAIRAWKKSLKLRPDATITQYLAKAERESSAESEFSQRESSHFNLHFEGKQTSEGFRRDLLNTLEADYDDLVRDLGYSPHNTIVVTLYTEQAFFDVTRAPSWSGAVNDGKLRIPISGMNSMTSDLSRVLKHELAHSFINQMSGGRCPTWLHEGIAQAEEGKSSASYGRPLSQLFKDGNEIPFNVLEGSFMQFSSAQATLAYAESLAAVEYIRDTFGMSDVPRILERLAQGGSTEAALRATIHGDYRQLRDDMARWLKDKYGE from the coding sequence GTGCGAACCTGGTCTATCGCAATTCTAGTGCTTCTGGCTATCTTGCCGGCGCCTGCGGACGTCATCCGTCTCAAGAATGGGCGTACCATCTGGGCCGACGAGGTTCGCGAAAAGAAAGACCGCGTTGAGTATGACGTGGGAGAGGACTCCTACGCTATCCCGAAATCGTCGGTGGAGCGGATTGATGCGGGAGGCATGGCGCCTTCGCGATCGAGTTCCGCGGCATCCCACGATGTGCCCGACTTTACTCCCGCCACGCCGACTTTCAGCCACGAAGCGGATGTTACCGGAAGGGTCATCCGTGACGGCAAAGTAGATGCGGATGCTCTCTCGGCAATCGAGGGTGAAGGCAAGTCCGACGTGACTGCCACGGCCTATTTCCTGGCCGGCAAGCATGAAATAGACGCGGGAAATTTCCCCCAAGCCAAACATTATTTTGAGACTGCTCTTCGCTTGGAGCCTGAAAACTCCACCCTGTTGACGTATTACTCCGCGTGCCTGCTCCGCACGGGACACGCAACGGACGCAGTCAGCTATGCCGATCGCGCCGTGCGCGCTGCTCCGGATTCTCCGGACGCACTTGCCATGCTCGGGTTCGCCCAGTTCGCCAGCGATCATACGGCGGATGCGATTCGTGCCTGGAAGAAGTCGCTGAAACTTCGTCCCGACGCCACGATTACGCAATACCTCGCCAAAGCGGAGCGGGAATCGAGCGCCGAGTCTGAGTTTTCGCAGCGTGAGAGCAGCCATTTCAACCTGCACTTCGAAGGCAAGCAGACGTCCGAAGGTTTCCGGCGCGACCTGCTGAATACCCTCGAAGCCGACTACGACGATCTGGTTCGCGATCTCGGATATTCTCCGCACAACACGATCGTGGTCACGCTCTATACCGAGCAGGCATTCTTCGACGTGACGCGCGCGCCCTCGTGGAGTGGCGCCGTCAATGACGGCAAGCTGCGCATTCCGATCAGCGGAATGAATAGCATGACCTCCGACTTGTCGCGCGTGTTGAAACATGAACTGGCGCACTCGTTCATCAACCAGATGTCAGGTGGACGCTGCCCGACCTGGCTGCACGAGGGAATCGCACAAGCAGAAGAAGGGAAGTCGTCCGCCAGTTACGGACGGCCCCTCTCACAGCTCTTCAAGGACGGGAACGAAATTCCGTTTAATGTCCTGGAAGGCAGCTTCATGCAATTCTCCAGCGCCCAGGCCACGCTGGCCTATGCCGAATCTCTGGCGGCGGTGGAATACATCCGCGATACCTTCGGCATGAGTGACGTGCCCCGCATCCTCGAACGGCTGGCGCAGGGTGGTTCGACCGAGGCAGCCCTGCGAGCGACGATCCATGGCGATTACCGGCAGTTGCGGGACGACATGGCGCGCTGGCTGAAAGATAAATACGGCGAGTAG